Genomic segment of Geminocystis herdmanii PCC 6308:
TATTTTTCAAGCTGATACATATTTACTAAAAAATCAGACACAAATTATAGGTTTCTGTGGTTTACAATCAGACGGGCATATTGCCTCTTTTTACCTTCACCCTGATTTTACTCGTCAGGGTTATGGCACGACATTATTAACTCATGTGTTAGAAAAAGGCATCTCACAAGGCTTTAAAAGATTTTACACCGAGGCTAGTTTTTTTTCTCAACCAGTTTTTTCCCGTTGTGGTTTTGAGATTGTGGCAATGGAAACTGTAAAATATGGTGATGTTTCCTTCGATCGATATAAAATGGAGAAAACAATTAAGAATTAAGAATTAAGAATTAAGAATTAAGAATTAAGAATTAAGAATTAAGAATTAAGAATTAAGAATTAAGAATTAAGAATTAAGAAAGTATCCTCTAGTCTCTCTATCTCCCTAATCCTCTAATCCCCTAATCAATGGTAATAATCCATGAGTGAAAATAGTTTTAAAGCATTTACGAAGGAATTGAAAACCCAATTTTCTATTCTTGGTAGTTTCATCGCCATTTTTTGGATTATCGAAATTATCGATCAGTTTTTCTTTAATGCTCGTCTCGATTATTTTGGCATAATTCCTCGCAATATAACAGGTTTAAGGGGCATAATTCTTGCTCCTTTTCTCCATGGCGATTTTACTCACCTTATCGCTAATACCTTTCCCTTTGCTATATTGGGTTGGTTAGTAATGTTGCAAAACACCAAAGATTTTTTTACTGTCACCCTCTACTCCATCTTTTTTAGTGGTATGGGAGTTTGGCTATTTGCTCAACCTAATTCTATTACCGTGGGCGCTAGTGGAGTGGTTTTCGGTTACTTAGGTTTTTTACTATTACGGGGTTACTTTCAAAAAAATGCACCCTCGATCGCGCTATCCTTAATGGTAGTTTTTCTCTATGGTGGTATGGTTTGGGGAGTATTGCCTTCTAATCCTCATGTGTCATGGTTAGGACATTTATTTGGTTTTATTGGCGGTATTGTCGCCGCTAAGGCAATCTCAGAAACACATTCTTAGACTAAAAATTTGTTAATTGTTAATTATTCATTATTAATTATTCATTATTCATTATTAATTATTCATTATTCATTAATTTGTGTTTACAGGATTAATACAAGGTTTAGGAAATATCAAAACGTTGGGAAATGATTTATTTGTCATTGACATCGATAAAAATGCCAAAAATGTGATTTGTACAGATTTAGCCATCGGTGATAGCGTGGCGGTAGATGGTATCTGTTTGACGGTGGAAAAAATTACTGGTAATGGTTTTATTGCCACGGCTTCCCCTGAGACTTTACAACGTACCACTTTAAGTGAAAGTACCAAGAAAAATAAGAAAGTAAACCTCGAAACTTCTTTGCGCGTAGGGAGTAAAATAGGAGGACACTTTGTTAGTGGTCATGTGGATGGAGTTGGTTGTTTGTTAGAATCGGTAAATAGTCAAAAAGCGTGGGAAATGACTTTTACTGCACCTTCTTACCTACAAACTCAGTGGCATGATTATATTTCCCCTTACATTGTTTCTAAAGCTAGTATTGCGGTTAATGGTATTAGTCTAACTATTGCGGATTGCGATCGAGAGGGTAAATGGTTTACAGTAGCGGTAATACCCCATACCTATCAGGAAACGAATTTATCTTTATTGCAATCGGGGGATGAAGTGAATTTAGAAAGTGATATACTAGGCAAATATGTCGATCGATTAATTAGTCATCGTCTAGGAAATAAAACGATTCAGGAAAATATCACCCTAGATTTTTTGTTACAACACGGTTATTAATGAACAATGAACAATAGACATCTCCAGAAAAGATTTTTTATTGGTTTGTAGTAAGGGCTTCAGCCCTCTAAATCAGAATTAATGGAGAAGTCTAATGTACAATTTTCCCTACTTCATCAAAACACTTTTTCAGCAAACCCTAACTAACTCTTAACCTAAAACCTAACACCCTTTCCGAAACCTACCCTCATCAAAAGACTTTTTCGGCAACCCCTACATTTTCTTCAACACTAGCAATTAAAGACATTACCATAATCGGTGCAGTCACGGCTCTTAATATCCTTTTCCCTAACGAGATTTCTTGAAAGCCCTGTTCGATCGAACTCTGTACTTCATCAGGAGTCCAACCACCTTCGCAACCTGTGGCAATAATCATTTTTTGGGGGAAAAAATCTTGGGGAAGAAAATGCAGTAAATGGGGGGCGTTCGATCGAGCTACAGCGATATATTTAGGAATATTCACAGTAGAAACTGAGGAAAAAGCCTCTTTAACAGGGATAGGAGAAGCAATATAAGGCACAATTAAGCGTTCGGATTGTTCTGAGGCTTCTATGGCAATTTTACGCCATCTTTCGAGCTTATTCTCCTTCGGTTTAACAATAGTTCGATCGCTGATGACAGGTTGTAATGAATTTACCCCTAATTCCGTGACACAACGAATAATATCCTCAAAACCGTTACCTTTAGGCAAAGCAATAATTAAGTTTACATCACAAGACAACTCTCGATCGTCCTGAAGAAAATCAACTATTTCACCACCATCGGCAGTTAATTTAACTTGCCACCCCTTGCCTTTACCATCAAGGGCGATGAAATTATCTCCATTATTTAATCTTACTACCCTACGCAAATAATGTTCTTGATCTGACTGTAGATGAATCAGACTATCTTGTTTTTGACTGGAATTAATAACTATACGATACAGCAATTTTTTAAAATTTGAAGTTATTTGATGAAAACAAGTTTAGCAATTATTCCGAGTAAACCTATAAACATTACCGATATGAGGATGTTTAATCTTGCTTCAACTCCATCAACTCTTTTATTCATGTTTGATTGAGTATCGTCTAATCTTTTGTTTACTGCATTAACTTCAGTTTTGATAGTCGCTACATCAATTTTTAACTCGATAATATCATTAGATATTGTTTCTAATTTTCGATCGATTTTCTCAAATTTAGAATTTATTAAATCCTTTAACTCTTTTAAATCGTTATCCGTAATAGTACTCATAATAAATTTTTCATAAACTTATACTTGTATTCTATCATCTATCATCTATCTCCCTATCTCCCTATCTCCCTATCTCCCTATCTCCCTATCTCCTAACCTATGGTAAATCAGAGTAACCCATTAAGAATCGATCGCACTCTTTAGCTACTCCGCGCCCTTCGTTAAACGCCCATACCACAAGGCTTTGACCACGACGACAATCTCCTGCTGCAAATACATTGGGAATACTGGTAGCATATTCTCCATATTCAGCTTTAATGTTACTACGATCGTCTTTTTCTAGTCCCATTTGTTCTAAAAGGAATTGTTCTGGTCCTAAAAAACCCATAGCTAATAACACTAATTGTGCAGGAAGTCTTTTTTCTGTGCCTTCCATGGGGTTAGGAATAAAGCGCCCTTGTTCATTCCTTGCCCATTCTACCTCTACGGTGTGGACTGCGGTAACGTTGCCTTCTGCGTCACCTTCAAATTTAGTCGCAGTGGTAGTATAAACTCTGGGATCATCTCCAAATTTAGCGGCAGCTTCTTCTTGCCCGTAGTCGAGGCGATAAATTTTAGGATATTCGGGCCAAGGGTTGTTTTTTGCTCTTACTTGGGGCGGTTGAGGCATAATTTCTAATTGAGTAACACTATTACAACCATGACGAACGGATGTACCTACACAGTCAGTTCCCGTGTCTCCTCCCCCAATGATTACTACGTCTTTACCTTCGGCACTAATTACACCTTCTTGATTGCTGTTTAAAACCGCTTTAGTGTTAGCCGTTAAAAATTCCATAGCGAAATGAATACCTTTGAACGATCGACCTTCTATGGGCAAATCACGGGGTTTTCCTGCCCCAATGGCAAGGATGACAGCATCATTTTCTTTAACTAAAGTTTCCGCAGAAATATCTTTCCCGATGGTAGTATTACAGACAAATTTAATACCTTCTTCTTCTAAAACTCCAATACGGCGCATGACGACTTCTTCTTTATCGAGTTTCATGTTAGGAATACCGTACATAAGCAATCCACCGGGTCGATCGTCTTTTTCGTAAACCGTGACAGTATGCCCAGCTTTGTTGAGTTGTGCCGCCGCCGATAATCCAGCAGGACCTGATCCGACGATGGCAACTTTTTTCCCCGTGCGTTTTTCGGGGGGTTGAGATGTTACCCAGCCTTGATCCCAACCATGATCAATAATTGAACATTCAATGTTTTTAATGGTTACGGGAGGATTATTAATACCTAGTACACAAGAACCCTCACAGGGGGCAGGGCAAACTCTACCAGTAAATTCGGGGAAGTTGTTGGTTTTGTGAAGTCGATCGAGGGCTTCTTTCCACAACCCTCGATAAATCAAATCATTCCATTCAGGAATCAAGTTATTAACAGGGCAACCACTAGCCATGCCACTGATTAACTCTCCAGTATGACAAAAAGGAGTACCGCAGTCCATACATCTAGCTCCCTGATTGCGTAATGTTTCTTCGGGGAGGTGTAGATGAAATTCATCCCAATTTTGGATTCTTTCGAGAGGCTCTTTGTCAACGGGTAATTCTCTAGTAAATTCTAAAAATCCTGTGGGTTTTCCCATATTTCTATCCTATAAAATTGAACTTTTGTCAAGGTAAATTAATTGTTTTTTGTCAGAAAATCATAACAAATTTTATCAACTTTTTTGCTATTTAGTATCATAAAATGCTATTAATAATTAACTATCTGCTATGGTCGATCGACGGCGAGATAATGACCTGAAAAAGTCTATAACTAAGAATTATGATATTGATTAATCTGACAATATTTTCTCTAATTTTAACTTAACCTTTTAATCATAAGTGTAGCGTTTTACTCGATTTATTCACTATTTTAGAGATTAATTTAAACTTTTTTTAATGATTCTTAATATTTCGATCGAGCTGATAACTTCCTTAATACCTCGGACTGTTGAGAAACCAACAGTAAGATTAACTTAAAACGATAAGTGAGTGAGCAGAATTAATTGTATTTTAAGAAAGGCAAGAGGCAACATGGTATTGAGAAAATTTTATTAATTCCAAAGTCCACAATCTATTTTGTATCAGTACTTAGATGAATTTTTAATTTTTTTGTGCATTGTCACTACAGATCATGAGAAAATAAAAAAATCTCAATATTGTAAATCCTATGACAGAAAATTTAAAAAGTAAAGCTATTACCCAAGGAGTCCAACGATCGCCCAATCGTGCTATGCTTAGAGCCGTTGGTTTTGGGGATGATGATTTTACCAAGCCTATTGTTGGTATAGCCAATGGATTTAGTACCATCACTCCCTGCAATATGGGTTTAAATGACTTAGCTTTAAAGGCAGAAGCGAGTTTACGTCAAGCAGGTGGAATGCCCCAAATGTTCGGTACTATTACCATTAGTGACGGTATCTCCATGGGTACAGAAGGCATGAAATACTCCCTCGTTTCCAGAGATGTCATTGCCGATTCGATCGAAACCGCTTGTACTGGCGAAAGTATGGATGCGGTAATCGCCATTGGTGGTTGCGATAAAAATATGCCAGGGGCGATGATTGCCATTGCTCGTATGAATATTCCCGCTATTTTCGTCTATGGTGGTACAATCAAACCCGGACATCACAATGGTAAAGATTTAACAGTAGTTAGTGCCTTTGAAGCCGTTGGGCAATATAGTGCCGGAAAAATTGACGAAGAAGAATTACTTGCCATTGAGAAAAAAGCCTGTCCGGGTGCAGGTTCGTGTGGCGGTATGTTTACAGCCAATACTATGTCTTCTGCCTTTGAAGCGATGGGTATTAGTTTACCCTATTCTTCCACCATGGCAGCCGAAGATCAAGAAAAACTAGAAAGTACAGGCAAATCTGCCGAAGTTTTAGTGGAAGCTATCCGCAAACAAATTTTACCCCGTGACATTCTCACTCGCAAAGCCTTTGAAAATGCCATCGCTGTGATTATGGCTGTAGGTGGCTCAACTAATTCTGTATTGCACTTACTTGCGATCGCTAATACTATTGGTGTACCCTTGACTTTAGATGATTTTGAGACTATTCGTCAAAAAGTACCCGTCATTTGTGACTTGAAACCATCAGGGCGTTATGTTACTGTTGACTTACACAAAGCGGGAGGCATTCCTCAAGTTATGAAGATGTTATTAGTCAATGGCTTAATTCACCCAGACGCATTAACTATCAGTGGGCAAACCGTAGCGGAAGTATTAGCAGATATTCCCGAAAATCCTCCCGAAAACCAAGACGTAATCCGTCAATGGGGTAATCCTTTATATCAAGAAGGGCATTTAGCTATCTTAAAAGGAAACTTAGCCTCCGAAGGTGCAGTTGCCAAAATTAGCGGTGTAAAAAATCCTACCATAACAGGACCTGCTAGAGTGTTTGAGTCAGAAGAAGAATGTTTAGACGCTATCTTAGCAGGAAAAATTAAAGAAGGGGATGTTGTCATTGTACGTTATGAAGGACCTGTTGGCGGACCCGGTATGCGGGAAATGTTAGCCCCTACAAGTGCAATTATTGGAGCAGGTTTAGGGGATAAAGTCGGCTTAATTACTGATGGACGTTTTTCTGGAGGTACTTATGGCTTAGTAGTTGGTCATGTTGCACCTGAAGCGGCCGTGGGAGGTAATATTGCCTTAGTCAAAGAAGGTGATAGTATTACGATCGATGCCCATCAAAAACTGTTACAAATCAATGTCTCAGACGCAGAATTAGCCCAACGTCGTACTCTTTGGCAACCGCCCCAACCTCGTTATCCTAGAGGTGTCTTAGGTAAATATGCGAAATTAGTTTCTTCTAGTAGTTTAGGTGCAGTAACTGATTTAAACTTATTCTCTTAAGAATAAAAGAAGTTTGTAGTAATGGCTTTAGCCGTTTATTCATTTTTGGTAGGCGGTGCATCACCCCTACATTGAGTTAACGATAAAAATGAGTAGTTTATTGATTTGTGGTGGGCAATGCCCACCCTACTATTACAATATTTATTGCACCATTATTGATTATAATATTTGATGATTGTCACGATAATTTTTTCAAAATAAATCACTTTGGTAGCTAAAATGTCCATGAATCGATCGAATATTTCCCATCAAAATATTTTATTAAATAGTAAGTATTTAAGATGTTTAAATACTCGAAAAACTTATTTATTTCTTTTAGGTTTAACTTTAACCGTAGGGGATATAAAATTAATTTTAGCTACTGGTATTTTTACGGGAACAATTTTATTTACTTATAGAGTAAAAAATATAAAATGGAGAAATTATTATAAATATTTTAAAGATATTTTAACTCCTCAAAATAAACAACTAATTTTATCGGTATCAGGAGCAGGAATTTTAGCGATTAGTAGCTATTTAATCTTAAATATTTGGACAGAAATTGATAATAAATGGTTAGCCTTTGGCATTATTTGGCAAATTATTTTTAGTTCGATCGGACTTGGCTTTTTAGGGTGGAAATTGAATCAAAAATCTTCTCCAAAAATACCTAACTTATCGAAATTTGCTGACTTAATTAAAGAATTAAATGCCAATTCTCCCCTACAAAGATTATGGGCAATAAATGAAATTATTAAACTCTGGGAAAATAATCAACTTACCTCCGAAGAAATGAGACAAACTCAAGAATATTTTAGCTTATTAAGAGATTTAGAAACAGAAATTATTATCATCAATAAACTTAATAATATCCTTGAAAAAATTTCAGCAAAAGAAATGCAACCCCTTAATTTTCCCCAACGAATTAAGCAAAAAACTCCCTTGATAGTTCGATCGTAATTTTTGATTATTTGATGAAGATTAATTTTGCAATAATGCCTAATAAAGCGGTGAAAGTTACAGCTATTAAGGTATTTAAACGAGTGTCGATACCATCTATTCTTTTTGTTAAACTAACTTCGATCGTATCCAGTCTTTTGTTAATATCAGTTTGACCTTGTTTTAAGATAGCTATATCTACCTTCATTTCGTTAACGTCTTCTGCTAAATTGTCTAGCTTAGTGTTAATTTGACCTAAGATTTCTTTTAAGTCGGTTTCAATGATTGTACTCATGGTAAAATTTCCTTATCTTAATAAGTGTTAAAGGAGTAGTTGTCCGCTACTCTTTTTTGTTTTATTTTAACCGATACCCCAATAGTCTTATTATACATACATTTTTAAGATAAAACTCAGGTGATTTTGTTGGGTTTCGTATCCTCAACCCAACCTACAATATATCTAATTGTGATGAAATCTTCACTTACATCTGATGACGGGAGGCTAAACGCGCTTTTCCAGACATTGCCCAATTTTGCAAAAACTCGATTTGTTCTTTCGCAGTTCGCGCTAAGGGTATAATCTGACTAGCGGCGCTTAATACGTCATCGGTGGTAAAGTCTCGATTCTGACTAAAACCTAAGTGCATAGCTTCAATTATAGTTTGCTCAATTTCTGCCCCCGAAAATTCTGGGGTTTCATAGGCTAATCTTTTGCTATCGTAGGCGTTGATGTTATGGGGGCGTAATCGAGTTAAATGGACATTAAAAATTGCTTCTCTCTCGTTTTGACTGGGTAAACCCACAAAAAATATCTCGTCAAATCTCCCTTTTCTGAGGATTTCTGGGGGTAAATTTTGAATATTGTTAGCCGTTGCCACCACAAAAACGGGGCTTTCTTTTTCTGCTAACCATGTGATAAATGTGCCAAAAACCCTGCTGGTTGTGCCTGAATCTCCTTTACCATCTGCACCTGCAAAACTTTTGTCTATCTCGTCAATCCACAAAATACAAGGAGATAACGCCTCTGCTAAGGTAATCATTTGACGGGTGCGAGATTCCGATTCCCCTACTAACCCCCCAAATAGTCGCCCTACGTCTAGTCGTAGTAAAGGTAAGTGCCAATGGTGTGCGATCGCCTTTGCCGTTAAAGATTTCCCCGTACCTTGAATACCTACAAGTAGTAAACCTCTAGGATAGGGTAAACCATAAGCCCGTGCGGATTCACTGAAAGCGCCCCCCCGTCTCAATAACCATTCTTTGAGGTTGTCTAAACCGCCGATGTCGGAGATTTGTTCTTTGGCAGGGTAGTAGTCAAGGATTTGTGTTTGCCGTATGGACTGTTTTTTCTCTTCTAATATCAGTTCTACGTCTTCTTCTTCTAATTTGCCATTTTGGGCGATCGCCCTTGTAAGCACTCTTCTAATGCGTTCTAGGGATAGCCCTTGACTCGATCGAACTAACTCTGCTAAAAATTTATCAGATAAAGACTGCCCTGTGGATGACAATAACCGTTGAATTTCCGTTTTGATTTCTTCGGCTTGGGGTAAAGGAAACTCGATGATAGTAAAAACTTCTTTTAATTCTGTCGGTAGATTGATTTCCGGTGCAATTATAACAATATTTTTCGGTTGTGCTTTTAATGTTCGTGCTAAATTACGCAATTTTCGAGAAATGGAGACATCTTCTAAAAATCGTTGAAAATCCCTTAAAATAAAGATTCCTGCCGTATTAGGTGGCAATTTTTCGATAAATTCAAGGGCTTGTAACGGATTACGCCGTCCAAAGTTAGCATTATTGGGATTATCTTGATAACCGTCAACGAAATCCCATGTATAAATATTGCGATTATTGATATTTTTGCCGATGGATGAAATAGCTTTTTCTACCCTTTCTTCTTCTTGAGTAGGGATATAAATAAGAGGATAACAGGCTCTTAATAATAATGAAAATTCTTGATTAAATTGACTCATAGTAAATAATGGAGAATTGAAAATGGAGAAGTCGAATTGAAGAAACAAGTTCAATTTATTGAACGTAAAAATATTAGCCGTGTAATTCATTACAGGGTGGGTAAATGAGATTATTTTGTTATTTTACAAGGATCACAAAATTGGTATAATAAGACGATTAATTTTCTATTGTTAAGCATTAATGTTATTAAATCAAATTATATTTTCTCGACGCAATTTTTTTGTAAAATCTCTTAGTCTTGTTTTCATTTTTAGTTTATTATTTATTAGTGGTTGTCAAAATACCGCTTTAAATTCTGATTCATCGGGCAATAATCAAGTTACTAAAATTACTTTTTGGCATGGAATTAATCCTCCTGAAAATAGAGAAATTTTTAATGAATTATTAGCTCAATTTAACACAGAAAATCCAGATATTCAAGTAGAGGCTTTATATGTGGGGCAACCTGATGAACAGTTACCGAAAATCATCGCCTCGATCGCAGGAAATCAACCTCCTGATATATTATGGTATGTACCCCAATTAACAGGAAAATTAGTCGAATTACAAGCCTTAAAACCTTTACAAGAATGGTGGAATAATTCAGATATAAAAAATGAAATTGATCCAGCTATGTTATCCACTATGACTTTAGATAATAACATCTGGTCTGTGCCTTTTGCGACTAATAATACTGCGGTTTTTTATCGTCCAAGTTTATTTCAAAAAGCGGGAATTAGCGAAACTCCAAAAACTTGGGATGAGTTTGCTGAAGTTGCAAAAAAATTAACTCAAGATACTAATAATGATGGCAAAATTGATCAAAATGGAATGTTATTTGCTTCTGGAAAAGGAGAGTTTACTGTCTTTGTTTGGTTGCCTTTTATTTTCAGTGCTGATGGTGAAATTATCCAAAATAATCAACCTAATTTAGTTAGTGAAGGTACAGAAAAAGCCTTAAATTTAGCAGTGGAATTAGTCAAAGAAAATAGTGCTATTTTATCACAGCCCGATCGAGGTTATGAGTTAGATAATTTCATTAATGGTAAAGTAGCTATGCAAATTACAGGTCCTTGGACTTTAGCACAATTAAAACAAAGTAACATTGATTATGATGTTTTTCCGATTCCGATTATTAATCAACCTGCCACAGTTTTAGGCGGAGAAAATCTCTTTGTTTTTAAGACTGATGCTCAACGAGAAGAAGCGTCTTTAAAATTTTTAGAGTTTATTTTAGGAGAGAAATTTCAAACTCAATGGGCATTAAAAACGGGATATTTACCTATTAATTTTAATGCTCAAAATAGTTCTGAATATCAAGATTTTGTTAAAGAAAATCCAGTGATTAAAGTATTTTTAGAACAGATGAAATTCGCTAAATCTCGACCAATTATTACAGATTATCCTGCTCTTTCAGAAAACTTAGGACGCTCGATCGAATCTTCGTTGCTACAACAAAAAACACCCATTCAAGCCTTAGAAGAATCACAAAAAAAATTGCAATTACAGTTACAATAAATTAAATTTATAATCATTAAACATCATTAAAATTATGGAATGGACATCAGAAGCGGAAGCTAAATTAAAAGAAATACCTTTTTTTGTACGCCCTGCCGCTAGGAAAAAAATTGAAAAATTTGTTCAAGATAAGGGGGAAACATTAATTACTGTAGAACTTTATTTGGAAGCTAAAGCTAAGTTTAATTAAGGTTTCTCTATATATTTAAAATTTAATTTTTTCTCACACAAAGACGCAAAGACGCTAAGATATTTTAGGTTATAAAGCCTAATTACTTGGTTAAAAAAAGTTGTGGCTTAACTGTTATATAAAACTTACTCATAGTTACCTATGACGTTTACTTCTTGCTTCTACCAGTCAAGTCGGCTTGATACTGTCCACAAGCGTTGATTCGGGTGTAACCCACCCTACTTTTATTATTCTAATTAATTGATTAATCTTGAATAATAACTAATTTTTATTTAATTTAATCTTTAAATTAAATAGTTTTAACAGTCTTGGTTATCGACTTCATTAAAAGCTAACATATTTTTAAAAAAATGTCAACCTTTATCCCGTGAGTAGGTATAAACAACTATAATAAACTATTAGTTAACAGTTAAAAGCTCCCTTAAACTCAAGTGGTGTAAATTTGATATAATAAAATTTCTCTTAATTTTAGGACGCAATTTTATTTTTTATGGAAGTTATACCCGCCATTGATTTACTCGCTGGACGTTGTGTGAGATTATATCAAGGGGATTATGAACAGTCTCAGATTTTTAATGAAAATCCCTTAGAAGTGGCTTTACAATGGGAGTCTCAAGGGGCAACTCGTTTACACTTAGTGGATTTAGATGGTGCAAAAGAGGGTACAACCGTCAATTTAGATGTTATTCGATCGATCGTACAGCATTTAACTATCCCCGTACAAGTAGGAGGAGGATTGCGCGATCGAATTTCCGTAGAACGTTTGTTCGATTTAGGGGTGGAAAGATCGATCGTGGGTACTGTAGCTGTAGAAAATCCTGATTTAGTACAAGAATTATGTGAAGCCTATCCTCATAAAATTGCGGTGGGTATCGATGCTCGTAACGGCAAAGTTGCCACCAAAGGTTGGTTAGAAACTTCCACTGTGGAAGCCACCGATTTAGCTCAAAGAATTTCTGACAAAGCCGCCGCCATTATTTATACTGATATTAGTCGAGATGGTACTCTAGTCGGTCCTAATCTCGAATCCTTAAGAGAATTGGCACAAGTATCGAAAATTCCTGTCATTGCTTCTGGGGGTATTAGCTCTCTCACGGATTTACTCAGTCTGTTATCCTTAGAATCCTTGGGGGTGACTGGTGTTATTGTGGGTAAAGCTCTTTATACGGGTAAAGTTGATTTAAAAGAAGCTATCGGCTCGATCGGCAATGGACGACTACAGGATGTTATTATTGATAATAGCAGGATTGTCTAAGTAGTTTACTTTCTAAGTATTTCTCCTTTCTCCTTTCTCCCTAAAGACGATGAGACAACCCCTAATTAAATTATGAGTGTCAAAGTAAAATTTTTACCCGATGATGTAACTGTTATAGCAGAAGTTGGTGAACCAATATTAGAAGTAGCCAAACGAGGAGGGGTTTTTATTCCTACTGGTTGCGTTATGGGTTCATGTCACGCTTGTGAAGTTGAACTAGAAGATGGGACTCCTATTTGTGCTTGTATTAGT
This window contains:
- a CDS encoding ABC transporter substrate-binding protein, with protein sequence MLLNQIIFSRRNFFVKSLSLVFIFSLLFISGCQNTALNSDSSGNNQVTKITFWHGINPPENREIFNELLAQFNTENPDIQVEALYVGQPDEQLPKIIASIAGNQPPDILWYVPQLTGKLVELQALKPLQEWWNNSDIKNEIDPAMLSTMTLDNNIWSVPFATNNTAVFYRPSLFQKAGISETPKTWDEFAEVAKKLTQDTNNDGKIDQNGMLFASGKGEFTVFVWLPFIFSADGEIIQNNQPNLVSEGTEKALNLAVELVKENSAILSQPDRGYELDNFINGKVAMQITGPWTLAQLKQSNIDYDVFPIPIINQPATVLGGENLFVFKTDAQREEASLKFLEFILGEKFQTQWALKTGYLPINFNAQNSSEYQDFVKENPVIKVFLEQMKFAKSRPIITDYPALSENLGRSIESSLLQQKTPIQALEESQKKLQLQLQ
- a CDS encoding PCP reductase family protein; its protein translation is MEWTSEAEAKLKEIPFFVRPAARKKIEKFVQDKGETLITVELYLEAKAKFN
- the hisA gene encoding 1-(5-phosphoribosyl)-5-[(5-phosphoribosylamino)methylideneamino]imidazole-4-carboxamide isomerase, which translates into the protein MEVIPAIDLLAGRCVRLYQGDYEQSQIFNENPLEVALQWESQGATRLHLVDLDGAKEGTTVNLDVIRSIVQHLTIPVQVGGGLRDRISVERLFDLGVERSIVGTVAVENPDLVQELCEAYPHKIAVGIDARNGKVATKGWLETSTVEATDLAQRISDKAAAIIYTDISRDGTLVGPNLESLRELAQVSKIPVIASGGISSLTDLLSLLSLESLGVTGVIVGKALYTGKVDLKEAIGSIGNGRLQDVIIDNSRIV
- a CDS encoding 2Fe-2S iron-sulfur cluster-binding protein, translated to MSVKVKFLPDDVTVIAEVGEPILEVAKRGGVFIPTGCVMGSCHACEVELEDGTPICACISAIPPHREEFIINLYSDPVW